A single Biomphalaria glabrata chromosome 2, xgBioGlab47.1, whole genome shotgun sequence DNA region contains:
- the LOC106065764 gene encoding polycystin family receptor for egg jelly-like isoform X1 yields MLAHRVNLSSGTFYIRRWKTCVLQFLNCTWNCDRKLSIEDRTVYKAEIGCSHCTFRDIYEAQYKWSVYKYDLSNSSHQEIPDTYWGAIITSYQNSSRFDTDGGWWEEATTYLIVLNVKVGSYVETKAMHVVYTNIKPYNGACSVTPTNGTALETIFSFKCTDWKDEEIRATRSQLDTNFGLQYAIYQTTSVGFHLIYFGSEIQASTLLSECPNSKPSCEVVVYIIDIFKTRVNFTLNVQIKPKYNQPTILSSSASDSVDDITFDMMKKMNSSISVRDSLKIAKRAATLTSSLSSLTKSGSEELVTSPPTTANPSSKAEDTSFSQTATNLVEIVGNVIQSYHARSPEEIQMMANSMSVLTNDTELMTSNSMETAANAVQNLTSKVQNINSKLPDLYHCIDEITDVIHNIVEYQSIDVDKFSDIWIKASEQGLTDLETQNFIESETKKLELQIYQKSKQIEGIVSNVTSSWNQLLTVLPKMEDPTGKFNKTKQSFMMTTQKTTIADVTNSTDYIPPLGFTFDDVDINKENLSPMVVKAVKTKNIFIQGQNSKFINADIIIGSVDDSDGNRLNLSSPRIIHETKESNCSMTETLQTIAPQFIEDDASQMFYHQFEYRQTHLFFCLKLRPSNPLITYTLFLRMDIEPTDLVYDIKKQLTSNMFQPCEEICFPPNTFSTSGTVYVGLKPYINVTEFMSSANIHKRSDSYNLNDAYLFGVTTSACFSWNDTVKDWQTDKCKLTKEKGNVVCTCGDGKEIISAVSFNFEPNTIHFGTVFSKFDIKAQGIVFGVLITLYVMFTLIGFWAHYMDKRGMLQWGVFPLVDNCSNNTYFYLITVHTGLRRSAGTKSNVYFCLSGQDHDTGIRKLSDGIKEGFSTGSVCHFVMACEECLGDLQCIKIWHDNSGKGNDATWYLDQIDIVDLQNTKGYYFVCGEWLSPEFSLETTIAATCVDELETLKNLFFTNTKQHLTDDHIWLSVFIRPQTSRFSRVERAMCCFVFLMLAMITSAMFYTGVPDASRKQPKVDFEIGPLRIGYQQMYNSFLSALITAIPMVIIMTIFRKSRTKGDPYVGCCRSTNKFTDSKHNEDKNIKGNETIVNEKKKQCKCSLPWMVKLEKQLEGMEKILLIKSNSQDLKGTWPQQCRYFAWVLVAMAVVVCSFFVILYSMEWGQDVTKEWLTTFILAFLQSLFVVDPFKVIVISVIFALLVKKVKQRNLHELDLSLISEVNKEYGLKESQDFSTVVMAKSAPLSPSALRMATLSRKIYVMIKNTLTEFLIHTIYLLIVSSLCYSNHSTDAYQMYKIINDQLITDTTAGFLKLKTGGEYFNWTLQKITPWLLPDLNGKVDEKNKDKNFYTEVNDLYLMGAARMRQLRIQKENCSLLDTQLKNCAPSYSSGVEETEDFCLGWKPKPCSLLDNLKSVSSSAWTYQSPQKIWGLPIVGTYSAYSGGGYISTVNINAKQAKTLITELKENSWIDQQTRAVFLEFTVYCPNINHFAVVILLAEFTEIGGIVPFVNVYPFTVHNPSGHLGTYVQLCQITGIVLTLLGIMYVVFIVGKKKLSAFKDVWFLLDMSAVILALCAVIMFMLRLSYTKSALKKIKENQKNYINFYQIVVWDSTYTLCLAFLIAIGNIRLLKLASYSEKTMKVFSVLSKAVKVFPSFFLFNFIILLGFIGMGCTLFARTSYYFKDFVTSAESLFTGLLGRSSFRDTNVPLSDQWMTIMYFCFFVVIVVIFLTNYFIAILMDLLVNNEKNRTNEESTKVFIVLWDSFLNIFGSKRDPTDRIKDLIQDDTKAIEEETLDTQENNLLKLEMKLQRLFDDLNTSLKPVTFKKETSIPCTARLQ; encoded by the exons gTACAGCTCTAGAGACTATTTTCTCATTCAAATGTACTGATtggaaagatgaagaaatacgAGCTACTAGAAGCCAATTGGATACAAATTTTGGTCTACAATATGCAATTTATCAGACTACTTCTGTTGGGTTTCACTTAATTTATTTTGGAA GTGAGATACAAGCTTCTACTCTATTATCTGAATGTCCAAATTCTAAACCATCTTGTGAGGTAGTTGTTTATATTATTGACATCTTCAAGACTAGAGTTAATTTTACTCTAAATGTTCAG ATCAAACCAAAATATAACCAGCCAACTATTTTAAGTTCCTCTGCCAGTGATAGTGTGGATGATATTACGTTTGATATGATGAAGAAAATGAACTCCAGTATAAGTGTCAGAGATTCTCTCAAAATTGCTAAAAGAGCAGCAACTCTGACATCTTCACTCTCTTCTTTG ACTAAATCTGGGAGTGAGGAACTAGTGACAAGTCCCCCCACAACAGCAAATCCTTCAAGTAAAGCCGAGGATACCTCTTTTTCTCAG ACTGCTACAAATTTAGTAGAAATAGTTGGAAACGTAATTCAAAGTTATCATGCCAGATCTCCTGAAGAAATTCAAATGATGGCCAATTCCATGTCAGTTCTGACTAACGATACGGAATTGATGACATCTAATTCTATg GAAACTGCAGCTAATGCTGTACAAAATTTAACCAGTAAAGTTCAAAACATAAATTCTAAATTGCCTGATTTATATCATTGCATTGATG AAATAACAGATGTGATTCACAATATCGTAGAGTACCAGTCGATAGACGTAGATAAGTTTTCTGATATTTGGATAAAGGCATCGGAGCAGGGACTCACTGACTTAGAGACTCAAAATTTCATTGaatcagaaacaaaaaagttggaATTACAAATCTATCAAAAATCCAAACAG attgAGGGCATTGTTAGTAATGTAACATCATCATGGAATCAACTTCTGACAGTGCTGCCCAAAATGGAAGACCCTACTGGAAAGtttaataaaactaaacaaagttttatGATGACAACACAGAAGACCACCATTGCTGATGTCACAAACTCAACAGACTACATTCCACCACTAGGATTCACATTTGATGATGTAGACATTAATAAAGAGAATTTATCTCCCATGGTTGTTAAG gcAGTGAAGACcaagaatatatttatacaaggACAAAACTCTAAATTTATCAATGCTGACATCATAATTGGCTCTGTTGACGACAGTGATGGTAACAGACTGAATTTATCAAGTCCTAGAATCATCcatgaaacaaaagaaagtaaCTGTAGCATGACAGAAACTTTACAAACAATAGCTCCTCAATTTATTGAAGATGATGCCTCTCAGATGTTTTATCACCAGTTTGAATACAG acaaactCATTTATTCTTTTGCTTGAAATTGCGTCCTTCTAATCCATTGATTACATATACCTTGTTTTTACGAATGGATATTGAGCCAACAGATTTAGTCTATGACATCAA AAAGCAGTTGACCAGTAATATGTTTCAACCTTGTGAAGAAATTTGTTTTCCACCAAATACATTTTCAACATCTGGGACTGTTTATGTTGGACTAAAACCTTATATAA aTGTTACTGAATTTATGTCTAGTGCAAACATACACAAAAGATCag ATTCTTATAATCTAAATGATGCATATTTATTTGGTGTGACAACTTCTGCATGTTTCTCATGGAATGATACAGTCAAAGACTGGCAGACTGATAAGTGTAAG CTGACTAAAGAAAAAGGCAATGTGGTGTGTACCTGTGGAGatggaaaagaaataattagtGCAGTCTCTTTTAATTTTGAACCCAATACAATTCACTTTGGTACTGTCTTCAGCAAGTTTGACATTAAAGCTCAAGGCATAGTCTTTGGTGTGCTGATCACTTTGTATGTAATGTTTACCCTGATAGGATTTTGGGCTCACTATATGGATAAAAGAGGAATGCTTCAG TGGGGTGTGTTCCCTTTAGTAGACAACTGTTCCAATAATACCTACTTTTACCTGATCACTGTCCACACTGGACTCAGAAGGTCTGCTGGGACAAAGTCCAATGTTtacttctgtctgtctggacaaGATCATGACACTGGGATTAGAAAGTTATCAGATGGTATAAAAGAA gGTTTTTCAACTGGCAGTGTGTGCCATTTTGTCATGGCTTGTGAAGAATGTTTAGGGGATCTACAATGCATAAAAATCTGGCATGACAACTCTGGTAAAGGTAATGATGCTACATGGTATTTGGATCAAATCGACATTGTGGATCTACAAAATACTAAAGG ctattattttgtttgtggaGAATGGCTGTCACCAGAATTTTCATTAGAAACAACAATAGCTGCTACTTGTGTGGATGAACTAGAAACATTGAAGAATCTATTTTTTACTAATACAAAACAGCATCTCACAGATGATCACATATGGCTATCTGTTTTCATTAGACCTCAGACAAGCAGGTTTAG TCGAGTTGAAAGAGCAATGTGCTGTTTTGTATTTCTTATGCTAGCCATGATAACCAGTGCTATGTTTTATACTGGAGTTCCAGATGCTAGCAGAAAACAGCCAAAAGTAGATTTTGAAATAGGACCATTAAGAATTGGATACCAGCAG ATGTACAATTCTTTTCTCTCTGCTTTGATTACGGCCATTCCAATGGTAATAATTATGACCATATTTAGAAAATCTAGAACTAAAGGAGATCCATATGTTGGGTGTTGTAGGAGTACTAACAAATTTACAGACAGCAAGCACAATGAAG ATAAAAATATTAAAGGAAATGAAACAATtgttaatgaaaagaaaaaacagtGCAAATGTTCCTTGCCTTGGATGGTGAAATTAGAAAAACAGTTGGAGGGAATGGAGaaaattttattgataaaatcaa ATTCTCAAGATCTGAAAGGTACATGGCCCCAACAATGTCGCTACTTTGCCTGGGTTCTAGTAGCTATGGCTGTGGTAGTTTGTAGTTTCTTTGTGATACTGTACAGCATGGAGTGGGGACAAGATGTAACCAAAGAATGGCTGACTACTTTCATTTTAGCTTTTTTACAGTCTCTCTTTGTAGTGGATCCttttaag gtGATAGTTATTTCAGTCATTTTTGCTTTGTTGGTGAAAAAAGTCAAACAGAGGAATTTACATGAGTTAGATTTATCCCTCATTTCTGAAGTCAACAAGGAGTACGGATTGAAAGAAA GTCAAGACTTTTCCACTGTTGTCATGGCCAAATCAGCACCACTGTCACCGTCAGCTCTGAGGATGGCAACACTGAGTCGCAAGATTTATGTGATGATAAAAAACACCTTGACAGAGTTCCTTATTCATACAATTTATCTGTTGATAGTCAGCAGTCTTTGTTATTCTAATCACAGCACTGATGCTTATCAGATGTATAAAATTATCAATGACCAGCTCATTACAGATACTACAGCTGGATTTTTGAAG CTCAAAACAGGTGGAGAATATTTCAATTGGACTTTACAAAAAATAACACCATGGCTTCTACCAGATTTAAATGGAAAAGttgatgaaaaaaataaagacaaaaatttTTATACAGAAGTGAATGATTTATATCTTATGGGAGCAGCAAGAATGAGACAACTACGTATTCAAAAAG AGAACTGTTCCCTGCTAGATACACAGCTCAAAAACTGTGCTCCAAGTTACAGTTCTGGTGTTGAAGAAACTGAAGATTTCTGTCTAGGATGGAAGCCTAAACCTTGTTCCTTGTTGGACAATTTGAAAAGTGTGTCCAGTAGTGCTTGGACTTATCAGTCGCCTCAAAAAATTTGGGGGCTTCCTATAGTTGGAACATATAGTGCTTATAGTGGAGGAGGATATATATCAACTGTGAATATTAATGCCAAG cAGGCGAAAACTCTTATAACAGAACTGAAAGAGAATTCCTGGATCGACCAACAAACTAGAGCTGTGTTCTTGGAGTTTACAGTTTACTGTCCTAACATCAACCACTTTGCTGTTGTTATACTTCTAGCAGAGTTCACAGAAATAGGAGGAATTGTTCCATTTGTTAA TGTGTATCCATTCACTGTCCACAACCCTTCTGGTCATCTTGGAACCTATGTCCAACTGTGTCAAATCACTGGGATAGTCTTAACTCTACTGGGTATCATGTATGTTGTCTTcatagttggcaagaaaaaattgTCTGCATTTAAAGATGTTTGGTTTCTACTGGATATGTCTGCTGTCATCTTAGCATTGTGTGCTGTCATTATGTTCAT GTTGCGACTCAGTTATACAAAATCtgctctgaaaaaaataaaggaaaatcaaaagaattatattaatttttatcaaATTGTTGTCTGGGACTCTACTTACACCTTGTGCCTGGCTTTTCTGATTGCGATTGGTAACATAAGGCTGCTGAAACTAGCTAGCTACTCAGAAAAGACGATGaaa GTTTTTAGTGTTTTATCTAAAGCAGTGAAAGTATTTccaagtttttttctcttcaatttCATCATATTACTAGGCTTTATAGGCATGGGATGTACTTTATTTGCAAGAACaagttattattttaaagaCTTTGTGACCTCAGCTGAGTCTCTTTTTACTGGTTTACTCGGACGATCAAGCTTTAGG GACACTAATGTGCCTTTGTCTGACCAGTGGATGACAATTATGTACTTCTGTTTCTTTGTGGtgattgttgttatttttttgacaaactACTTCATCGCTATTCTCATGGATTTACTTGTCAATAATGAAAAGAACCGCACCAATGAGGAATCAACCAAAGTTTTCATTGTTTTGTGGGACTCATTTTTGAACATCTTTGGGAGTAAAAGAGATCCTACAGACAGGATAAAAGATCTCATTCAGGATG ATACTAAAGCCATTGAAGAGGAAACTTTGGACACACAAGAGAACAATCTGCTTAAGCTTGAGATGAAATTACAAAG ATTATTTGATGATCTCAATACAAGTCTGAAGCCAGTGACTTTTAAGAAAGAAACTTCCATTCCATGCACTGCAAGACTTCAATGA
- the LOC106065764 gene encoding polycystic kidney disease protein 1-like 2 isoform X3: protein MHVVYTNIKPYNGACSVTPTNGTALETIFSFKCTDWKDEEIRATRSQLDTNFGLQYAIYQTTSVGFHLIYFGSEIQASTLLSECPNSKPSCEVVVYIIDIFKTRVNFTLNVQIKPKYNQPTILSSSASDSVDDITFDMMKKMNSSISVRDSLKIAKRAATLTSSLSSLTKSGSEELVTSPPTTANPSSKAEDTSFSQTATNLVEIVGNVIQSYHARSPEEIQMMANSMSVLTNDTELMTSNSMETAANAVQNLTSKVQNINSKLPDLYHCIDEITDVIHNIVEYQSIDVDKFSDIWIKASEQGLTDLETQNFIESETKKLELQIYQKSKQIEGIVSNVTSSWNQLLTVLPKMEDPTGKFNKTKQSFMMTTQKTTIADVTNSTDYIPPLGFTFDDVDINKENLSPMVVKAVKTKNIFIQGQNSKFINADIIIGSVDDSDGNRLNLSSPRIIHETKESNCSMTETLQTIAPQFIEDDASQMFYHQFEYRQTHLFFCLKLRPSNPLITYTLFLRMDIEPTDLVYDIKKQLTSNMFQPCEEICFPPNTFSTSGTVYVGLKPYINVTEFMSSANIHKRSDSYNLNDAYLFGVTTSACFSWNDTVKDWQTDKCKLTKEKGNVVCTCGDGKEIISAVSFNFEPNTIHFGTVFSKFDIKAQGIVFGVLITLYVMFTLIGFWAHYMDKRGMLQWGVFPLVDNCSNNTYFYLITVHTGLRRSAGTKSNVYFCLSGQDHDTGIRKLSDGIKEGFSTGSVCHFVMACEECLGDLQCIKIWHDNSGKGNDATWYLDQIDIVDLQNTKGYYFVCGEWLSPEFSLETTIAATCVDELETLKNLFFTNTKQHLTDDHIWLSVFIRPQTSRFSRVERAMCCFVFLMLAMITSAMFYTGVPDASRKQPKVDFEIGPLRIGYQQMYNSFLSALITAIPMVIIMTIFRKSRTKGDPYVGCCRSTNKFTDSKHNEDKNIKGNETIVNEKKKQCKCSLPWMVKLEKQLEGMEKILLIKSNSQDLKGTWPQQCRYFAWVLVAMAVVVCSFFVILYSMEWGQDVTKEWLTTFILAFLQSLFVVDPFKVIVISVIFALLVKKVKQRNLHELDLSLISEVNKEYGLKESQDFSTVVMAKSAPLSPSALRMATLSRKIYVMIKNTLTEFLIHTIYLLIVSSLCYSNHSTDAYQMYKIINDQLITDTTAGFLKLKTGGEYFNWTLQKITPWLLPDLNGKVDEKNKDKNFYTEVNDLYLMGAARMRQLRIQKENCSLLDTQLKNCAPSYSSGVEETEDFCLGWKPKPCSLLDNLKSVSSSAWTYQSPQKIWGLPIVGTYSAYSGGGYISTVNINAKQAKTLITELKENSWIDQQTRAVFLEFTVYCPNINHFAVVILLAEFTEIGGIVPFVNVYPFTVHNPSGHLGTYVQLCQITGIVLTLLGIMYVVFIVGKKKLSAFKDVWFLLDMSAVILALCAVIMFMLRLSYTKSALKKIKENQKNYINFYQIVVWDSTYTLCLAFLIAIGNIRLLKLASYSEKTMKVFSVLSKAVKVFPSFFLFNFIILLGFIGMGCTLFARTSYYFKDFVTSAESLFTGLLGRSSFRDTNVPLSDQWMTIMYFCFFVVIVVIFLTNYFIAILMDLLVNNEKNRTNEESTKVFIVLWDSFLNIFGSKRDPTDRIKDLIQDDTKAIEEETLDTQENNLLKLEMKLQRLFDDLNTSLKPVTFKKETSIPCTARLQ from the exons gTACAGCTCTAGAGACTATTTTCTCATTCAAATGTACTGATtggaaagatgaagaaatacgAGCTACTAGAAGCCAATTGGATACAAATTTTGGTCTACAATATGCAATTTATCAGACTACTTCTGTTGGGTTTCACTTAATTTATTTTGGAA GTGAGATACAAGCTTCTACTCTATTATCTGAATGTCCAAATTCTAAACCATCTTGTGAGGTAGTTGTTTATATTATTGACATCTTCAAGACTAGAGTTAATTTTACTCTAAATGTTCAG ATCAAACCAAAATATAACCAGCCAACTATTTTAAGTTCCTCTGCCAGTGATAGTGTGGATGATATTACGTTTGATATGATGAAGAAAATGAACTCCAGTATAAGTGTCAGAGATTCTCTCAAAATTGCTAAAAGAGCAGCAACTCTGACATCTTCACTCTCTTCTTTG ACTAAATCTGGGAGTGAGGAACTAGTGACAAGTCCCCCCACAACAGCAAATCCTTCAAGTAAAGCCGAGGATACCTCTTTTTCTCAG ACTGCTACAAATTTAGTAGAAATAGTTGGAAACGTAATTCAAAGTTATCATGCCAGATCTCCTGAAGAAATTCAAATGATGGCCAATTCCATGTCAGTTCTGACTAACGATACGGAATTGATGACATCTAATTCTATg GAAACTGCAGCTAATGCTGTACAAAATTTAACCAGTAAAGTTCAAAACATAAATTCTAAATTGCCTGATTTATATCATTGCATTGATG AAATAACAGATGTGATTCACAATATCGTAGAGTACCAGTCGATAGACGTAGATAAGTTTTCTGATATTTGGATAAAGGCATCGGAGCAGGGACTCACTGACTTAGAGACTCAAAATTTCATTGaatcagaaacaaaaaagttggaATTACAAATCTATCAAAAATCCAAACAG attgAGGGCATTGTTAGTAATGTAACATCATCATGGAATCAACTTCTGACAGTGCTGCCCAAAATGGAAGACCCTACTGGAAAGtttaataaaactaaacaaagttttatGATGACAACACAGAAGACCACCATTGCTGATGTCACAAACTCAACAGACTACATTCCACCACTAGGATTCACATTTGATGATGTAGACATTAATAAAGAGAATTTATCTCCCATGGTTGTTAAG gcAGTGAAGACcaagaatatatttatacaaggACAAAACTCTAAATTTATCAATGCTGACATCATAATTGGCTCTGTTGACGACAGTGATGGTAACAGACTGAATTTATCAAGTCCTAGAATCATCcatgaaacaaaagaaagtaaCTGTAGCATGACAGAAACTTTACAAACAATAGCTCCTCAATTTATTGAAGATGATGCCTCTCAGATGTTTTATCACCAGTTTGAATACAG acaaactCATTTATTCTTTTGCTTGAAATTGCGTCCTTCTAATCCATTGATTACATATACCTTGTTTTTACGAATGGATATTGAGCCAACAGATTTAGTCTATGACATCAA AAAGCAGTTGACCAGTAATATGTTTCAACCTTGTGAAGAAATTTGTTTTCCACCAAATACATTTTCAACATCTGGGACTGTTTATGTTGGACTAAAACCTTATATAA aTGTTACTGAATTTATGTCTAGTGCAAACATACACAAAAGATCag ATTCTTATAATCTAAATGATGCATATTTATTTGGTGTGACAACTTCTGCATGTTTCTCATGGAATGATACAGTCAAAGACTGGCAGACTGATAAGTGTAAG CTGACTAAAGAAAAAGGCAATGTGGTGTGTACCTGTGGAGatggaaaagaaataattagtGCAGTCTCTTTTAATTTTGAACCCAATACAATTCACTTTGGTACTGTCTTCAGCAAGTTTGACATTAAAGCTCAAGGCATAGTCTTTGGTGTGCTGATCACTTTGTATGTAATGTTTACCCTGATAGGATTTTGGGCTCACTATATGGATAAAAGAGGAATGCTTCAG TGGGGTGTGTTCCCTTTAGTAGACAACTGTTCCAATAATACCTACTTTTACCTGATCACTGTCCACACTGGACTCAGAAGGTCTGCTGGGACAAAGTCCAATGTTtacttctgtctgtctggacaaGATCATGACACTGGGATTAGAAAGTTATCAGATGGTATAAAAGAA gGTTTTTCAACTGGCAGTGTGTGCCATTTTGTCATGGCTTGTGAAGAATGTTTAGGGGATCTACAATGCATAAAAATCTGGCATGACAACTCTGGTAAAGGTAATGATGCTACATGGTATTTGGATCAAATCGACATTGTGGATCTACAAAATACTAAAGG ctattattttgtttgtggaGAATGGCTGTCACCAGAATTTTCATTAGAAACAACAATAGCTGCTACTTGTGTGGATGAACTAGAAACATTGAAGAATCTATTTTTTACTAATACAAAACAGCATCTCACAGATGATCACATATGGCTATCTGTTTTCATTAGACCTCAGACAAGCAGGTTTAG TCGAGTTGAAAGAGCAATGTGCTGTTTTGTATTTCTTATGCTAGCCATGATAACCAGTGCTATGTTTTATACTGGAGTTCCAGATGCTAGCAGAAAACAGCCAAAAGTAGATTTTGAAATAGGACCATTAAGAATTGGATACCAGCAG ATGTACAATTCTTTTCTCTCTGCTTTGATTACGGCCATTCCAATGGTAATAATTATGACCATATTTAGAAAATCTAGAACTAAAGGAGATCCATATGTTGGGTGTTGTAGGAGTACTAACAAATTTACAGACAGCAAGCACAATGAAG ATAAAAATATTAAAGGAAATGAAACAATtgttaatgaaaagaaaaaacagtGCAAATGTTCCTTGCCTTGGATGGTGAAATTAGAAAAACAGTTGGAGGGAATGGAGaaaattttattgataaaatcaa ATTCTCAAGATCTGAAAGGTACATGGCCCCAACAATGTCGCTACTTTGCCTGGGTTCTAGTAGCTATGGCTGTGGTAGTTTGTAGTTTCTTTGTGATACTGTACAGCATGGAGTGGGGACAAGATGTAACCAAAGAATGGCTGACTACTTTCATTTTAGCTTTTTTACAGTCTCTCTTTGTAGTGGATCCttttaag gtGATAGTTATTTCAGTCATTTTTGCTTTGTTGGTGAAAAAAGTCAAACAGAGGAATTTACATGAGTTAGATTTATCCCTCATTTCTGAAGTCAACAAGGAGTACGGATTGAAAGAAA GTCAAGACTTTTCCACTGTTGTCATGGCCAAATCAGCACCACTGTCACCGTCAGCTCTGAGGATGGCAACACTGAGTCGCAAGATTTATGTGATGATAAAAAACACCTTGACAGAGTTCCTTATTCATACAATTTATCTGTTGATAGTCAGCAGTCTTTGTTATTCTAATCACAGCACTGATGCTTATCAGATGTATAAAATTATCAATGACCAGCTCATTACAGATACTACAGCTGGATTTTTGAAG CTCAAAACAGGTGGAGAATATTTCAATTGGACTTTACAAAAAATAACACCATGGCTTCTACCAGATTTAAATGGAAAAGttgatgaaaaaaataaagacaaaaatttTTATACAGAAGTGAATGATTTATATCTTATGGGAGCAGCAAGAATGAGACAACTACGTATTCAAAAAG AGAACTGTTCCCTGCTAGATACACAGCTCAAAAACTGTGCTCCAAGTTACAGTTCTGGTGTTGAAGAAACTGAAGATTTCTGTCTAGGATGGAAGCCTAAACCTTGTTCCTTGTTGGACAATTTGAAAAGTGTGTCCAGTAGTGCTTGGACTTATCAGTCGCCTCAAAAAATTTGGGGGCTTCCTATAGTTGGAACATATAGTGCTTATAGTGGAGGAGGATATATATCAACTGTGAATATTAATGCCAAG cAGGCGAAAACTCTTATAACAGAACTGAAAGAGAATTCCTGGATCGACCAACAAACTAGAGCTGTGTTCTTGGAGTTTACAGTTTACTGTCCTAACATCAACCACTTTGCTGTTGTTATACTTCTAGCAGAGTTCACAGAAATAGGAGGAATTGTTCCATTTGTTAA TGTGTATCCATTCACTGTCCACAACCCTTCTGGTCATCTTGGAACCTATGTCCAACTGTGTCAAATCACTGGGATAGTCTTAACTCTACTGGGTATCATGTATGTTGTCTTcatagttggcaagaaaaaattgTCTGCATTTAAAGATGTTTGGTTTCTACTGGATATGTCTGCTGTCATCTTAGCATTGTGTGCTGTCATTATGTTCAT GTTGCGACTCAGTTATACAAAATCtgctctgaaaaaaataaaggaaaatcaaaagaattatattaatttttatcaaATTGTTGTCTGGGACTCTACTTACACCTTGTGCCTGGCTTTTCTGATTGCGATTGGTAACATAAGGCTGCTGAAACTAGCTAGCTACTCAGAAAAGACGATGaaa GTTTTTAGTGTTTTATCTAAAGCAGTGAAAGTATTTccaagtttttttctcttcaatttCATCATATTACTAGGCTTTATAGGCATGGGATGTACTTTATTTGCAAGAACaagttattattttaaagaCTTTGTGACCTCAGCTGAGTCTCTTTTTACTGGTTTACTCGGACGATCAAGCTTTAGG GACACTAATGTGCCTTTGTCTGACCAGTGGATGACAATTATGTACTTCTGTTTCTTTGTGGtgattgttgttatttttttgacaaactACTTCATCGCTATTCTCATGGATTTACTTGTCAATAATGAAAAGAACCGCACCAATGAGGAATCAACCAAAGTTTTCATTGTTTTGTGGGACTCATTTTTGAACATCTTTGGGAGTAAAAGAGATCCTACAGACAGGATAAAAGATCTCATTCAGGATG ATACTAAAGCCATTGAAGAGGAAACTTTGGACACACAAGAGAACAATCTGCTTAAGCTTGAGATGAAATTACAAAG ATTATTTGATGATCTCAATACAAGTCTGAAGCCAGTGACTTTTAAGAAAGAAACTTCCATTCCATGCACTGCAAGACTTCAATGA